From the genome of Penaeus monodon isolate SGIC_2016 chromosome 16, NSTDA_Pmon_1, whole genome shotgun sequence, one region includes:
- the LOC119582707 gene encoding cuticle protein 19-like isoform X1 yields MFAKLFVLFALVAVACAAPRPDAPPSYGPPAYKEPGMPFDFAYAVKDDYTGNDFAHDETSDGKVTSGSYRVLLPDGRTQIVTFTADHHSGYVANVAYEGEASYPAPKPAAYAPPPPAYA; encoded by the coding sequence CTCTTCGTCCTGTTCGCCCTCGTGGCTGTGGCCTGCGCCGCCCCCCGCCCCGATGCCCCTCCTTCCTACGGCCCCCCCGCCTACAAGGAGCCTGGCATGCCCTTCGACTTCGCCTACGCCGTCAAGGACGACTACACCGGCAACGACTTCGCCCACGACGAGACCAGCGACGGCAAGGTCACCTCGGGATCCTACCGCGTCCTCCTCCCCGACGGTCGCACCCAGATCGTCACCTTCACCGCCGACCACCACAGCGGATACGTCGCTAACGTCGCCTACGAGGGCGAGGCCTCCTACCCTGCACCCAAGCCTGCCgcctacgcccctccccctcccgcctacGCCTAA
- the LOC119582707 gene encoding cuticle protein 19-like isoform X2, whose translation MSSQLFVLFALVAVACAAPRPDAPPSYGPPAYKEPGMPFDFAYAVKDDYTGNDFAHDETSDGKVTSGSYRVLLPDGRTQIVTFTADHHSGYVANVAYEGEASYPAPKPAAYAPPPPAYA comes from the exons ATGTCTTCTCAG CTCTTCGTCCTGTTCGCCCTCGTGGCTGTGGCCTGCGCCGCCCCCCGCCCCGATGCCCCTCCTTCCTACGGCCCCCCCGCCTACAAGGAGCCTGGCATGCCCTTCGACTTCGCCTACGCCGTCAAGGACGACTACACCGGCAACGACTTCGCCCACGACGAGACCAGCGACGGCAAGGTCACCTCGGGATCCTACCGCGTCCTCCTCCCCGACGGTCGCACCCAGATCGTCACCTTCACCGCCGACCACCACAGCGGATACGTCGCTAACGTCGCCTACGAGGGCGAGGCCTCCTACCCTGCACCCAAGCCTGCCgcctacgcccctccccctcccgcctacGCCTAA
- the LOC119583140 gene encoding cuticle protein 19-like — protein sequence MSAKLIVLFALVAVACAAPRPDAPPSYGPPAYKEPGMPFDFAYAVKDDYTGNDFAHDETSDGKVTSGSYRVLLPDGRTQIVTFTADHHSGYVANVAYEGEASYPAPKPAAYAPPPPAYA from the exons ATGTCTGCCAAG CTCATCGTCCTGTTCGCCCTCGTGGCTGTGGCCTGCGCCGCCCCCCGCCCCGATGCCCCTCCTTCCTACGGCCCCCCCGCCTACAAGGAGCCTGGCATGCCCTTCGACTTCGCCTACGCCGTCAAGGACGACTACACCGGCAACGACTTCGCCCACGACGAGACCAGCGACGGCAAGGTCACCTCGGGATCCTACCGCGTCCTCCTCCCCGACGGTCGCACCCAGATCGTCACCTTCACCGCCGACCACCACAGCGGATACGTCGCTAACGTCGCCTACGAGGGCGAGGCCTCCTACCCTGCACCCAAGCCTGCCgcctacgcccctccccctcccgcctacGCCTAA